The proteins below are encoded in one region of Ostrea edulis chromosome 3, xbOstEdul1.1, whole genome shotgun sequence:
- the LOC125658242 gene encoding uncharacterized protein LOC125658242 has product MKKDSRFASAASHIHYILRKGKSDNSNRKYDTYFQKFKGWCSAHDVSYLPAAVSTVAVFLSGLVQQSVSESVLSTYFYSIKWYHDCNMCSNPCDQKILHMLMEGGKRILSKPIQKKDPITPEILEQIISKYGNDSCKNDLSNVRVCTMVLLGFAGFFRFNELSNLRVRNISFHALFMSVHLESSKTDVYRRGNDVLIASTGKSTCPVFWLKHYLQLASITEKPDDFIFRSIRFYKSSKRYKLCEINKPISYTRAREILLSALSSIGLNSKLFGLHSLRSGGATSAASSGVSDRLLKIHGRWKSDFSRDNYIKDCVQKQLHVTKNLNI; this is encoded by the coding sequence ATGAAAAAAGACAGCAGGTTTGCATCGGCAGCATCACACATTCATTACATTCTACGGAAAGGAAAGAGCGACAACTCTAATAGAAAATACGACACTTATTTCCAAAAATTTAAAGGCTGGTGTTCGGCTCACGATGTTTCCTATTTACCCGCAGCAGTGAGTACTGTGGCAGTATTTCTAAGCGGTCTTGTACAGCAATCGGTTTCCGAATCTGTGTTATCAACATATTTCTACAGTATCAAGTGGTATCATGATTGCAATATGTGCTCTAACCCGTGTGATCAAAAAATTCTCCATATGCTCATGGAAGGAGGAAAACGAATTCTTTCGAAACCGATTCAGAAGAAGGATCCAATAACGCCTGAAATTTTAGAGCAGATTATAAGCAAATACGGCAATGATAGTTGTAAAAATGACTTGTCTAATGTGAGAGTTTGTACAATGGTATTGTTGGGTTTTGCGGGATTTTTCAGATTTAACgaactttcaaatttacgtgttagaaatatatcttttcatGCATTATTTATGTCTGTTCATCTTGAAAGTAGCAAGACAGACGTATATAGACGAGGTAATGATGTTTTAATTGCAAGCACAGGTAAATCAACCTGTCCTGTTTTTTGGTTAAAGCACTATTTACAACTTGCAAGTATTACTGAAAAACCTGACGATTTCATCTTTCGATCTATACGTTTTTACAAGTCATCAAAACGTTATAAGCTTTGTGAGATTAACAAACCCATTTCTTATACTAGAGCACGAGAAATACTACTTAGTGCTTTATCGTCCATTGGTTTGAATTCAAAGTTGTTTGGTTTACACAGTCTACGAAGTGGCGGCGCTACTTCAGCGGCTTCAAGCGGCGTAAGTGACAGGTTGTTAAAAATTCATGGTCGATGGAAATCGGATTTTTCAAGGGACAACTACATTAAAGATTGTGTGCAAAAGCAACTTCATGTTACCAAAAATTTGAACATATGA
- the LOC125673629 gene encoding uncharacterized protein LOC125673629 isoform X2 yields MVNVPKSRKTFCKGKNCKKHTLHKVTQYKTGKASLFAQGKRRYDRKQSGFGGQTKVIFRKKAKITRKIVLRLECTDCKYRKQLAIKRCKHFELGGEKKRKGQMIMF; encoded by the exons ATG GTCAACGTACCAAAATCAAGAAAGACCTTCTGCAAGGGGAAAAATTGCAAAAAGCACACCCTTCACAAAGTCACCCAGTACAAGACCGGAAAAGCCTCCCTCTTTGCTCAGG GAAAAAGAAGATATGACAGAAAACAGAGTGGTTTTGGAGGTCAAACAAAGGTCATCTTCCGTAAAAAG GCGAAAATTACGAGAAAAATCGTACTAAGATTAGAATGCACAGATTGTAAATACAGGAAACAGCTGGCCATCAAACGATGCAAACACTTCGAGTTGGGAGGAGAGAAGAAGAGAAAG GGACAGATGATCATGTTCTAA
- the LOC125673629 gene encoding uncharacterized protein LOC125673629 isoform X1, giving the protein MVNVPKSRKTFCKGKNCKKHTLHKVTQYKTGKASLFAQGKRRYDRKQSGFGGQTKVIFRKKAKITRKIVLRLECTDCKYRKQLAIKRCKHFELGGEKKRKVRKMAASIYIFIGSDSGYDI; this is encoded by the exons ATG GTCAACGTACCAAAATCAAGAAAGACCTTCTGCAAGGGGAAAAATTGCAAAAAGCACACCCTTCACAAAGTCACCCAGTACAAGACCGGAAAAGCCTCCCTCTTTGCTCAGG GAAAAAGAAGATATGACAGAAAACAGAGTGGTTTTGGAGGTCAAACAAAGGTCATCTTCCGTAAAAAG GCGAAAATTACGAGAAAAATCGTACTAAGATTAGAATGCACAGATTGTAAATACAGGAAACAGCTGGCCATCAAACGATGCAAACACTTCGAGTTGGGAGGAGAGAAGAAGAGAAAGGTAAGAAAAATGGCTGCATCTATTTACATATTCATAGGGTCGGATTCAGGATATGATATTTAA
- the LOC125673615 gene encoding acetyl-CoA acetyltransferase, cytosolic-like gives MEVVIVAAARTPVGSFNGGLSTLPAHDLGTICIKEALTRAAISGENVSEVILGQVLTAGQGQNPARKASVNGGIPVHVPACGVNMLCGSGLRAVVLGYQAIRTGDAHIVVAGGQENMSMAPHCIHMRNGVKFGDTSLTDTMMSDGLIDTFNTYHMGITAENVSKKYSISREEQDLFALSSQQKCEAAQNSGYFDEEIVPVSIATRQGTKVVNKDEFPRLGCSIEGLQKLRPAFVKDGSGTVTAGNASGLNDGAAVCVLMSADEAKCRSLQPLCRIVSWAQAGVDPAIMGMGPLDATRKALEKAQWTVNDVDLFELNEAFAAQSVAVVKELGCDPAKVNINGGAIAIGHPIGASGARVLVTLLHALKRTGKKRGVAALCVGGGMGIAMCVERV, from the exons ATGGAAGTTGTAATCGTTGCTGCGGCCAGAACACCTGTTG GTTCTTTCAATGGTGGACTGTCCACACTGCCAGCTCATGACCTGGGAACTATCTGTATTAAGGAGGCTCTTACTCGTGCAGCCATCAGTGGAGAGAATGTGTCAGAAGTCATTTTAGGACAAGTACTAACTGCAG GACAAGGTCAGAATCCGGCTAGAAAGGCCAGTGTGAATGGAGGCATCCCTGTTCATGTTCCTGCCTGTGGTGTCAATATGCTGTGTGGGTCCGGACTGAGGGCAGTGGTTCTGGGGTACCAGGCCATCAGGACGGGGGATGCTCACATTGTAGTGGCAGGGGGTCAGGAAAACATGAGTATG GCTCCACACTGCATTCACATGAGGAATGGGGTAAAATTTGGTGACACTTCACTGACAGACACCATGATGAGTGACGGTCTTATTGACACCTTCAACACGTACCACATGGGAATCACTG CTGAAAACGTTTCTAAGAAGTACAGCATATCAAGAGAAGAACaagacctttttgcacttagcTCTCAACAGAAGTGTGAGGCAGCACAGAATTCTGGGTATTTTGATGAGGAAATAGTTCCAGTTTCCATAGCAACCAGACAAGGAACAA AGGTGGTCAATAAGGACGAATTTCCACGGCTTGGTTGTTCCATAGAGGGGCTACAGAAACTCCGACCAGCTTTTGTAAAAGACGGGTCAGGAACAGTGACTGCAGGGAACGCTTCAG GATTAAATGACGGGGCTGCGGTGTGTGTGTTGATGAGTGCGGACGAAGCAAAATGTAGGTCCTTACAACCACTATGTCGGATAGTGTCCTGGGCACAGGCAGGGGTGGATCCAGCTATTATGGGCATGGGGCCATTGGATGCCACAAGGAAAGCC CTGGAGAAAGCCCAGTGGACAGTGAATGATGTGGATTTGTTTGAGTTGAACGAAGCCTTCGCTGCCCAGTCTGTGGCCGTCGTCAAAGAACTCGGCTGTGATCCTGCTAAG gtgaacataaacGGAGGTGCGATAGCAATAGGACATCCCATTGGAGCGTCAGGAGCAAGAGTTCTAGTGACATTGTTACACGCCCTGAAACGAACCGGGAAAAAAAGGGGCGTGGCAGCCTTATGTGTGGGAGGGGGAATGGGCATCGCCATGTGTGTGGAGAGAGTTTGA